The Candidatus Nanopelagicales bacterium genomic sequence GTAAAGAATTGCCCGGCGTGGTGGCTTTTCTCCCAGACGTCCTTAAGGTTGTGCAAAGGGCGTGACCCGCGGTTCACATGTGGAGAATCAGAGGTGAGCCGCTCAGCCACTTCCGTAGTCGGCGTTGGCGATCGCGTCAACCACTTGTTCGGCCGTGAAATCGGCAGATCCCGGGATGACGGGGACGAAGTCGACCAGCACACCGTCGCGCATGACTTGGGCTTCGAGTCCGGCCGCGCCGTCGGCATCCCAGATCGCCTCCGCTCCCGTGGGCAAGACGATGCGGACCCCCACCCGTTGAACACCCACGTGGTGGAGATGGGCGAAGACATCCCGTTTGCGAAGCTCAGCGACTACATATTCCGCTTCATCTTTAAGCACCTGCACAGTGTGCCAGTCGAACCGTGATGGTTGGCGCGGTACACACAGCTAGCTTCCGGGATCGGCTTGCGTGCGCAATCACGCAGTCACCACGACACGTTCACGACTGTGGAATCAGAGGACACTGACGACCTCTTTGTGCTCAAGACGCGGATTGCGCTGCATCCACGCGTCCGGTCCAGGTTGCCCAATGTTGACTACAGCGAAAGATCGAAGCGTTGTGCCAGCGAGCAGGTCGGCGTCAACACCCGCAGCGTCGAACCCACTCATCGGACCAGCGGCCAGACCGGCGGCACGAATGGCGAGGATGAAGTATCCGGCCTGCAGCCACGCCTGCTTGCCAGCGAGTCCAGCGCGCGCTTGCTCGTCGTTGAAGTTGTCTTTCAACCCTGGGGCATGCGGGAACACCCGCGGGAGATGCTCGTGGAAGTCAACGTCCGCTGCGAGGATCACGGTCAATGGGGCGGTAGCGGTCTTCGCGCGGTTACCTTCTGCCATGTACCCGACCAACCGCTCACGCGCTTCCTTGCTGCGCACGGCAACCAGCCGTAAGGGCTGGGAGTTCATGGCTGTGGGAGCCCACTTGGCCAGGTCGTAGATGGCCTGAAGTTGTTCCTCGGTCACGGGCTCGTCAGTAAAAGTGTTAGCCGTGCGCGCATCGCGGAAGAGTAGGTCTTGGGCTACCGGATCCAGTGCCAGCAACGCGGGTACTTCGGTGGTCACGGACATTGCAGTTCTCCCTTGGTCAGATTAGCTATCACTGACTACAAGGTTGGTTGAGCGTTCAACAATCCCAGTCCTAACGTGACGCTGGTCACTCACGTAAGGCGGTCGTCCTTCAGACGGGATGCCCGCGTCTGCTCGGCGGAACCGTCACAGGTGGGTTACGGCGAGGTGGTAACTGGGCGATCAGTTTCGAGGTGGCCGCCGCCACCGAATCCACTGCCTCATCGAAAGCTGGCTGGGTCGCTGTGGACGGCTTACCGACCCCGCTGACTTTGCGGACATACTGGACTGCGGCGGCGCGGATCTCAGCCTCCGTTGGTGGCGGTTCCAGCCCGCGCAGCGTCGTGATGTTGCGGCACACCGGCGTCAGCCGCCGCTCTTGCGCCGGAACTGGCGAGCGCCACCAGCTTTCCCGTGTACCCCGCCAGCCTTCGCGTGGCCATCAAGGTGAGCAGACCCGGCGCGGCTCTGTTCGTTCTTCTTCTCCAGCGCAATCCTCATCTGCTCCCGCGAGTCCGGGGCCGCAGTCTCGGTTGTACCCGCGTCGGGCTCCTGCGCGTCGGTGGCCGGTTGGTCTTTCGATTCACTCATGACGCCAAGTATTCACCCATAGAGCAGACGAGCACCAGACTGGCGTGATTGCGGACCGTCGCGCTGCACGTGGCTACCAAACAACGATGCTGGGATTGTGCGCGGCCCACCGTCTCGTCAGAAGCTTCGGACGATCCTGATAGTGATTGAGGAGTGGTCCTCAGGATTAACCCACTTAGTCTTCTTCTTGGTTGCCTTGTACCCGTACCACTGGTCGTACGTCATGCCTTCGACGTAGAAGCTCTTGAGGGTCTTCTTGGCGATCTTGCAGCGCTTCTTGTACGAGTAGCCGAGGTGGACCTTGAAGTTCGAACTGATTTGCCACGTGTAGGCGCCTGCCTTCCACTTCACCGTCGACAGACCGTCCGGGGTGGTGATCCACTGCGTATCGCGGGTCTTGATCTTCCCGTGGCACGACTTGCTCTTGCGCACAGTAGGGCCGTGGTCGGTCGTCGCTGAAGCGCTGGCGAGTGGGAGCCCTAACGCAAGTGTCGCGGCGGTCCCCACAGCGAGGGATAGCTTCACGGCAATCTTGATCATTTTCGGCTCCTCGATAAGACTGCGGTTGTCGCGGAAAATCGAAACCGCGCCTGCGGCCACTCCCGCAAACTACACGTGATCTGCCGGTTGACACAGTGCGTCGGTCTCCTTCCACCCAATAGCGACCGGATCGGTCTAACGAGGTGGCGATTCCTTCTGACGACAGCCGGAGCTGGCCCGGCTCGTCTTGCCGCTCCGACACCTGCTGCTCTCGAGCTGCCATCGGGGCGGGACCGGCGGTGAGGTCGTCGATCTCGTGGATGGCCGCGATGGATTGTTCACCCCCAGCGACAAAGCTCCGGCCGAGAACGGACAGACAGCGTCGCGGTCTGAATAGATTCACTGATGTGGTTGATGAAGGAGACCAGCACAGCAATGGTGGTGGAGACGTCGTCGCATGCGACCACGTGAGGGTCCAATGGAACCGCTAGCAGTCATCACGCGCACCACTAGGCTGTCCTTCGTACATCGGATCTAGGTGATCCATGTGAGAGCGCTCTCGGATTTGACCCTCTAGGAGTTGTTATGAGCCAGGGAAGCAAGCCCTTCATCGTTGTCGGAGTAGACGGTTCCGACCAGAGCATCAAAGCGCTCGAATGGGCAGTCCGCCACGCACAACTGCTCACCGCAGATGTCCATGCAATCGGCGCGTGGGAGGTTCCGAGCACGATTTGGATCACACCGGCCCACGTCGAGGCCGACTACGGGCGCGATGCCGCCGAAGCCTTCGACAAGACGATCACAGAGGCTCTCGAGAGACTTGGGGACGATGGAGTTGGCGTTGCAATCCAGACACGACTAGTCGAGCAGAAGCCGAGCAAGGCTCTCCATGACGCCGCCAAGGGTGCGCTTTCCCTAGTCATCGGCAGCCACGGTCGCGGCAACTCCTTCCCCGGAATGCACCTCGGATCAACCGCTTCATACTGCGTACACCACGCGCCGTGCCCCGTGGTCGTGATCCGCGACGACGTTTCCTGAC encodes the following:
- a CDS encoding universal stress protein, with translation MSQGSKPFIVVGVDGSDQSIKALEWAVRHAQLLTADVHAIGAWEVPSTIWITPAHVEADYGRDAAEAFDKTITEALERLGDDGVGVAIQTRLVEQKPSKALHDAAKGALSLVIGSHGRGNSFPGMHLGSTASYCVHHAPCPVVVIRDDVS
- a CDS encoding DUF2277 domain-containing protein, with product MCRNITTLRGLEPPPTEAEIRAAAVQYVRKVSGVGKPSTATQPAFDEAVDSVAAATSKLIAQLPPRRNPPVTVPPSRRGHPV
- a CDS encoding DUF5302 domain-containing protein encodes the protein MSESKDQPATDAQEPDAGTTETAAPDSREQMRIALEKKNEQSRAGSAHLDGHAKAGGVHGKAGGARQFRRKSGG
- a CDS encoding malonic semialdehyde reductase encodes the protein MSVTTEVPALLALDPVAQDLLFRDARTANTFTDEPVTEEQLQAIYDLAKWAPTAMNSQPLRLVAVRSKEARERLVGYMAEGNRAKTATAPLTVILAADVDFHEHLPRVFPHAPGLKDNFNDEQARAGLAGKQAWLQAGYFILAIRAAGLAAGPMSGFDAAGVDADLLAGTTLRSFAVVNIGQPGPDAWMQRNPRLEHKEVVSVL